GGGTGGCGTCGTGCTCTTTCTCGTGATGCTGTACGAGATGCACACGCCCCCACCAGAGAACGGATTTCTGTCCCCGGCCCTCGTGGGCCTTGCGGGAATCGTTCTCCTCTGGCCCTTGCGCGGCCACAAGGCCGTCCGGGCCCTGCTGCTCTCCGGCGGACTGCTACTGCTGCTCTGGACACTGGACAAGGTAAGTCGTGTCCTCGTTCCGTTTGCGGCCGTCTACCTCCTGGCCTACCTCCTGAATCCGCTCGTCGAGCGGCTCAGAGAACGCTATCAGGTGCCCCGATGGCTGCCCTCACTCGTGATCACGAGCCTAGTGGTGGGCGTCTTCGTCTTGTTCATTCTCATTCTCGCCCCGAACATCGCCAATCAGGCACAGGCCCTCTCCGATCGGGTGCTCGGCACCGTCCAGACCCTGCGCACGTGGCTGGAGGCCTCGACGGTTCTGGACACCCTCGAAGGGGCCGGGCTCCTCCAGAAGCAGGAGGTGATTGCCCAGCTCCAGGCCCTGATCAAGGAACAGGCCGGCCGTCTGCCCAGCGCCGCCGAGGACCTGGTCGCCTCCCTGGGATCGTTTTTGGGCGTTGTCACGCTTTTGGCCCTGGTGCCCGTCATTCTCTTCTACACCCTCAAGGACTACCCAACGGTCCAGTCGGGCCTAGTCGACCTCTTTCCCACGGCGGGCGGGCGGCGCGACTACCTCGTAGAAGCCGGAAGCATTGTGGGCCGGTATTTTCGCGGACAGCTCCTCATCAGCACCATCGCCACGATCAATGTGTCGGCGCTCCTGTTTCTGTTCGACATCCCGTTCTGGCTTCTGATCGGTCTGCTCGCCGGCCTCCTCAACCTCATCCCGCAGATTGGTGCCCTCATCACGATGGTCGTAGGGGCTCTGGTGGCGCTCATCCTTGGGAGCTGGGTCAA
This is a stretch of genomic DNA from Salinibacter grassmerensis. It encodes these proteins:
- a CDS encoding AI-2E family transporter, yielding MAPDSSSPESSESSDSVVSLDPSDSSSSESSSFAGSRLERLRRVAFEAVLVAGGVVLFLVMLYEMHTPPPENGFLSPALVGLAGIVLLWPLRGHKAVRALLLSGGLLLLLWTLDKVSRVLVPFAAVYLLAYLLNPLVERLRERYQVPRWLPSLVITSLVVGVFVLFILILAPNIANQAQALSDRVLGTVQTLRTWLEASTVLDTLEGAGLLQKQEVIAQLQALIKEQAGRLPSAAEDLVASLGSFLGVVTLLALVPVILFYTLKDYPTVQSGLVDLFPTAGGRRDYLVEAGSIVGRYFRGQLLISTIATINVSALLFLFDIPFWLLIGLLAGLLNLIPQIGALITMVVGALVALILGSWVKAVTVIAVLLGESLLEQSVLTPNILSYQVGLHPLLVLFSLLVFGTLLGVFGLLIAVPVTAILMTGYRAFREELTLDLSEYGAP